The proteins below are encoded in one region of Planctopirus limnophila DSM 3776:
- a CDS encoding Gfo/Idh/MocA family protein, protein MNTPSSPLDRRDFLATTSLGLLAANSITHPTSAQEKPPAQSATATGQTNPKSSDRVRIGVMGLGRGMAHVQSALATPGVELAWICDVDEKRLNSGLKAIAAKQAQASATAVLPQTTDDFRRILDDRTVDALVIAAPNFWQAPATILACAAGKHVYVEKPGSHDPQEAIWMVAAARKHQRHVQMGNQRRSWPAIQEAISKLHEGIIGRLTYARCWYNNLRKPVGPQSPAAIPAGLNFDLWQGPVPRRDYVENLVHYQWHWFWDYGNGELGNNGIHALDLARWGLGGKQGERDQLQAVSYLGGHYHLGKTQESPDTGGCLFDYGTHGILWEGSSSHARRPDKLPFVEFYGEQGSLSIEGSGYRAFDMDGAEIAKNTGTGGDLIHFENFIEAIRGNQPLQAEIEEGQKSTMLCHLGNISWRTGQTLHARKITPPSAQPADESSPFVNSSTSSLSRADALWNSTPDINNLWTRPHYAPGFAPQV, encoded by the coding sequence ATGAATACTCCATCCTCTCCTCTGGATCGTCGAGATTTTCTCGCCACAACCTCGCTGGGCCTGCTCGCTGCCAATAGCATCACCCACCCGACCAGTGCTCAGGAGAAACCCCCGGCTCAATCCGCAACTGCCACCGGCCAAACCAACCCGAAATCATCAGACCGCGTTCGTATTGGTGTCATGGGGCTGGGACGAGGGATGGCTCATGTGCAGTCGGCTCTGGCGACTCCCGGCGTCGAACTGGCATGGATTTGCGATGTCGATGAAAAACGGCTCAATAGTGGTCTCAAAGCCATCGCTGCCAAACAGGCCCAGGCCTCCGCCACAGCAGTTCTCCCTCAGACGACCGACGATTTTCGCCGCATTCTCGATGATCGGACCGTCGATGCACTCGTCATTGCGGCTCCCAACTTCTGGCAGGCCCCGGCCACCATTCTCGCTTGTGCCGCCGGCAAACATGTTTATGTCGAAAAGCCGGGGAGTCACGATCCCCAGGAAGCGATCTGGATGGTCGCAGCGGCCCGCAAACACCAACGCCACGTTCAAATGGGCAACCAGAGGCGCAGTTGGCCCGCCATTCAGGAAGCGATCAGCAAGCTGCATGAGGGGATCATTGGCCGACTCACTTATGCCCGCTGCTGGTACAACAATTTGAGAAAGCCGGTGGGCCCGCAATCTCCAGCCGCCATTCCTGCCGGGTTGAATTTTGATCTCTGGCAAGGGCCTGTCCCTCGCCGGGATTACGTCGAGAACCTCGTGCATTACCAGTGGCACTGGTTCTGGGATTACGGCAACGGCGAACTGGGAAACAACGGCATTCATGCTCTCGATCTGGCTCGCTGGGGGTTAGGTGGAAAGCAAGGTGAACGAGATCAACTGCAGGCCGTCAGCTATCTGGGTGGGCATTACCATCTGGGAAAAACGCAAGAATCCCCCGATACCGGCGGCTGCCTCTTTGATTACGGGACACATGGCATTCTCTGGGAAGGGAGCAGTTCTCATGCACGCAGGCCCGATAAGCTCCCCTTTGTTGAGTTCTATGGCGAGCAGGGTTCCCTCTCGATCGAAGGCTCAGGCTATCGCGCGTTCGATATGGATGGTGCCGAGATCGCGAAAAACACGGGGACTGGTGGCGATCTGATTCACTTCGAGAATTTCATTGAAGCGATTCGCGGCAACCAACCTCTCCAGGCCGAGATTGAAGAAGGCCAGAAAAGCACCATGCTCTGCCACCTGGGAAACATCTCCTGGCGAACAGGTCAAACCCTGCATGCGCGAAAAATCACTCCTCCTTCAGCACAGCCAGCCGACGAATCCAGTCCTTTCGTCAACTCGTCAACCAGTTCCTTGAGTCGTGCCGACGCCCTCTGGAACTCCACACCTGACATCAACAATCTTTGGACCCGACCCCACTACGCCCCCGGCTTTGCACCACAGGTGTAA
- a CDS encoding AAA family ATPase: MADLHALVARLEQNIGLALLGKPEPVRQSLVALLAEGHLLVEDAPGVGKTSLAKAISKSLDCHFTRLQFTPDMLPSDILGSSVYLPNLGNFEFRKGPIFTNVLLADEINRTTPRTQSALLEAMSEGQVSIEGTTYALEAPFFVLATQNPFEFEGTYPLPENQLDRFMICIEIGYPAREVEKEVLVNHRSGQPVDRIGPVISGDELRQLQLATREVKVDDSINDYILDLVTATRTHEELQLGVSTRGAITLYRAVQSQAFLSGRDYAIPDDVKALAGPVLAHRIVLKGVMREGQRERSKAVIRQILNKTATPS, encoded by the coding sequence GTGGCTGATCTACATGCACTTGTTGCCAGGCTGGAGCAGAATATCGGTCTGGCACTTCTGGGTAAGCCCGAGCCTGTCCGTCAATCGCTGGTGGCATTGCTTGCTGAAGGGCATCTTCTGGTAGAAGATGCGCCAGGCGTGGGTAAGACTTCGCTGGCGAAAGCGATATCGAAAAGCCTCGATTGCCACTTTACCCGCCTGCAGTTCACGCCCGATATGCTTCCCAGCGATATTCTCGGGTCGAGTGTCTATCTGCCGAACCTGGGAAACTTTGAGTTTCGTAAAGGACCGATCTTTACCAACGTTCTGCTGGCCGACGAAATCAATCGCACGACTCCGCGCACGCAAAGTGCCCTGCTGGAGGCGATGAGCGAAGGACAGGTCTCGATCGAAGGGACGACTTACGCTCTGGAGGCGCCGTTCTTTGTACTGGCCACACAAAATCCGTTCGAGTTCGAAGGGACGTATCCGCTGCCTGAGAACCAACTCGACCGCTTCATGATCTGCATAGAGATCGGTTACCCCGCTCGCGAAGTCGAGAAAGAGGTGCTGGTTAATCATAGGAGTGGTCAACCGGTCGATCGCATTGGGCCTGTTATCAGCGGTGACGAGTTACGGCAGCTGCAACTGGCCACACGCGAAGTCAAAGTGGATGACTCGATCAACGACTACATTCTCGATCTGGTGACGGCCACGCGGACTCATGAAGAACTGCAATTAGGTGTCAGTACGCGCGGGGCGATTACGCTGTACAGGGCAGTGCAGAGTCAGGCCTTTTTGAGTGGGCGTGATTACGCCATCCCCGATGATGTGAAGGCCCTCGCAGGGCCAGTGCTGGCCCATCGTATTGTGCTCAAGGGCGTGATGCGGGAAGGCCAGAGAGAGCGTTCCAAAGCGGTAATCCGTCAGATTCTCAACAAGACCGCCACACCGTCGTAA
- a CDS encoding Trx7/PDZ domain-containing (seleno)protein, whose product MKCVVQILLLSCLVLNVGLPAVYGQSKPTREEKVRADKAKVESEGFWIYNDLARGLEQAKKTGKPLVVVLRCIPCEECVKLDDDLMEKDPIVRPLLDQFVCVRIVGTNGLDLSLFQFDTDQSFAVFFLNADQTIYGRFGTRSHRTEWVGDVSLKGLAKALQKTLSLHADFKNVKSSLAAKRGATPEFATPEQFPALKTQYGPKLDYSGNVVKSCIHCHQIGDARRTLQRSRSEPFPEELIFPYPHPASIGLILDPHECATIKEVVAGSWGQKAGLQAGDQLQTMNGQPLLSMADVQWVLHQTDTAGGTISLEILRNGSVKKVSLMLPAGWRQSGDLTWRSSTWGLRRMTTGGMVLEELTSAERQELQLEDGKMALRAKYVGQYGPHAAAKSAGFEKGDVIVAYDNQTNLLREADLIAYGLKETRPRQVIPVQVKRGGRTLTLRLPMQE is encoded by the coding sequence ATGAAGTGTGTCGTTCAAATCCTGCTGTTGTCGTGTCTGGTGCTCAATGTGGGCTTACCTGCGGTTTATGGCCAGTCGAAGCCGACTCGCGAAGAGAAGGTGCGGGCTGATAAAGCGAAGGTCGAATCGGAAGGTTTCTGGATTTACAACGACCTCGCGCGAGGATTGGAACAGGCCAAAAAGACAGGCAAGCCACTGGTGGTTGTGCTCCGCTGCATTCCTTGTGAAGAATGTGTCAAACTCGACGACGACCTTATGGAAAAAGATCCGATCGTCCGGCCACTGCTCGATCAATTCGTCTGCGTGCGCATTGTGGGAACGAACGGACTGGATCTTTCGCTGTTTCAGTTCGATACAGATCAATCGTTTGCCGTATTTTTTCTGAATGCAGATCAAACCATCTACGGACGGTTTGGCACCCGCTCGCATCGCACAGAATGGGTAGGTGATGTTTCACTCAAGGGGCTCGCCAAAGCACTGCAGAAAACATTAAGCCTGCATGCTGATTTTAAGAATGTGAAGTCGTCGTTGGCTGCCAAGCGTGGGGCCACTCCCGAGTTTGCCACACCGGAACAGTTTCCTGCCCTGAAAACTCAGTATGGCCCCAAGCTGGATTACTCGGGGAATGTGGTCAAAAGCTGTATTCATTGCCACCAGATTGGCGATGCCAGGCGGACTCTGCAGCGATCGCGATCCGAGCCATTCCCTGAGGAGTTGATTTTTCCCTATCCGCATCCGGCATCGATCGGTTTGATTCTTGATCCTCATGAATGTGCCACCATCAAGGAGGTGGTCGCTGGTTCGTGGGGACAGAAGGCGGGCTTGCAGGCTGGTGATCAGTTGCAAACGATGAATGGGCAGCCACTGCTTTCGATGGCTGATGTGCAATGGGTGCTGCATCAGACTGACACTGCCGGGGGGACCATCTCTTTGGAAATACTCCGCAATGGATCAGTAAAGAAGGTCTCATTGATGTTGCCCGCCGGCTGGCGACAATCTGGGGATCTCACCTGGCGAAGTTCCACATGGGGATTGCGGCGGATGACGACCGGCGGGATGGTGCTTGAAGAACTGACGAGTGCCGAGCGACAAGAACTGCAACTTGAAGATGGGAAAATGGCCTTGCGTGCCAAATATGTTGGCCAATATGGGCCGCATGCAGCCGCCAAGTCCGCAGGTTTTGAAAAAGGGGATGTGATCGTCGCTTACGACAACCAGACCAACCTTCTTCGAGAAGCTGATCTGATTGCGTATGGACTCAAAGAGACCAGGCCACGGCAAGTGATTCCAGTGCAGGTCAAGCGAGGTGGACGAACCCTCACACTGCGTCTCCCCATGCAGGAATAG
- a CDS encoding glucose 1-dehydrogenase, whose amino-acid sequence MKAVAVYPGKPHSIHLREIEPPQLDSIPGGRGVLVRSLEIGVDATDREINEALYGNAPTGFDYLVLGHESFGIVEAVGPNVKDLQPGDYVSCTVRRPGGSIYDQIGRNDITSEETYYERGINLRHGFLTERWVDDCEFMVKVPKQLKHLGVLSEPASVCAKAIEQAYLAQQRLQVWKPEVAYVMGSGQIGLLSTMMLRLKGLEVYTVARSKKAGNKKAEIAEAYGATYVSTAETPLDQLVKQTGKPQLIVEATGSSQLAFQAMEVLSHNGALVWTSITGGQGTATVPSDKINLEWVLGNKLLVGSVNGNRRHFELGIQALAHGELAFPGVTEKLLTTRVDGLENYAELIRRLVEDKEAIKVYLRVTSV is encoded by the coding sequence ATGAAAGCGGTCGCTGTTTACCCTGGCAAACCTCACAGCATTCATCTGCGGGAGATCGAACCCCCGCAACTCGATTCGATTCCCGGTGGCCGGGGAGTTCTGGTCAGGTCGCTGGAAATTGGTGTCGATGCGACCGATCGCGAAATCAACGAAGCCCTCTATGGCAATGCCCCCACTGGATTCGACTATCTGGTGCTGGGCCATGAAAGCTTTGGCATCGTCGAGGCGGTCGGCCCAAACGTGAAAGATCTGCAGCCGGGCGATTATGTCTCCTGTACAGTTCGCAGGCCCGGTGGCTCGATCTACGACCAGATTGGCCGCAACGATATCACCAGCGAAGAAACCTATTACGAACGCGGCATCAACCTCAGGCATGGCTTTCTCACCGAGCGCTGGGTCGATGACTGTGAATTCATGGTCAAAGTTCCCAAACAACTCAAACACCTGGGTGTTCTCAGTGAACCGGCCAGTGTCTGCGCCAAAGCGATCGAACAGGCTTATCTGGCACAGCAGCGCCTGCAGGTCTGGAAGCCGGAAGTCGCCTACGTGATGGGTTCCGGCCAGATTGGCCTGCTTTCCACCATGATGTTACGCCTCAAAGGTCTCGAAGTTTATACGGTGGCCCGCTCCAAAAAAGCTGGTAACAAAAAAGCCGAAATCGCCGAAGCCTACGGTGCCACCTATGTCAGCACTGCCGAAACGCCACTCGATCAACTGGTCAAGCAAACCGGTAAGCCTCAGTTGATTGTCGAAGCCACGGGATCGAGTCAACTTGCCTTCCAGGCGATGGAAGTCTTATCTCACAACGGTGCTCTCGTGTGGACGAGCATTACTGGCGGGCAAGGGACAGCCACCGTCCCTTCCGACAAAATCAACCTCGAATGGGTCTTGGGAAACAAACTCCTCGTGGGCTCCGTCAATGGCAACCGCCGCCATTTCGAGTTGGGCATCCAGGCACTGGCTCATGGGGAACTGGCTTTCCCGGGCGTGACCGAAAAGCTGCTCACCACCCGGGTCGATGGGCTGGAAAACTATGCTGAACTGATCCGCCGTCTCGTCGAAGACAAAGAGGCCATCAAGGTCTACCTGCGAGTGACCAGCGTATAG
- a CDS encoding DUF6798 domain-containing protein codes for MTSSWKTWVVGWLGLVLASLILAPIPAVNETHYLGKARHFANPAWCENDFFLNSPSVHVVFFASTGWLPPFFGMTATALLVRAAGLLVLAYGTYRLSQVLGLSGGSYLAGLWLWPVLVATINVSGEWIVGGAESKVFAYGFLFWAMAFLSDNEPFLTKVWASSSLLAWSVAWHPIVGLWGALIILGSLILLSMLNKDRLFRSAALGTSAGTRSSGLLANLLLLAGWLAALWSIAAALQVSLMSGADETVRFQANYLQVYYRLAHHLDPMAIPTTAWLRGISAAGLTFAAWVVLTHSVFLKSASFTRRRAWQLLGWSALLAILLSIAGFLIGFGPRPAEKMAGYAWRMLLLKFYFFRMADVLVPLLLSFSLGQLSMMAVCRKKRRENVTPWPLNRFALVVPAMMLAVLMSFAVSRHGSWEAISVAIKQHHDWKATCDWIFQNTPRKTLCFAPTGHTSLKWYAERPEYVSFKDCPQDAAGIVEWNNRLLIITNWLQTQWGNGSDAKPALITKAGLKDLHEQTGLQLLITDRLGPFESEPVYQNDSYRIYELP; via the coding sequence ATGACTTCATCGTGGAAAACCTGGGTGGTGGGCTGGCTGGGATTAGTCCTTGCGAGTCTGATACTGGCCCCGATACCTGCGGTGAATGAAACGCATTACCTGGGCAAAGCTCGACACTTTGCGAATCCCGCCTGGTGCGAGAACGATTTCTTCCTGAATTCTCCCAGCGTGCACGTTGTGTTTTTTGCAAGCACCGGCTGGCTGCCGCCATTTTTCGGCATGACAGCCACTGCCCTACTGGTGCGAGCTGCAGGCCTTTTGGTGCTGGCTTATGGAACTTATCGCCTGAGTCAGGTGCTGGGGTTGTCTGGTGGCAGTTATCTTGCCGGGCTGTGGTTATGGCCGGTCCTGGTGGCGACGATCAATGTCTCTGGCGAGTGGATCGTTGGTGGAGCCGAGTCCAAAGTTTTTGCCTACGGTTTTTTGTTCTGGGCCATGGCCTTCCTGAGTGATAATGAGCCGTTCCTGACGAAAGTATGGGCCAGTTCATCGTTGCTGGCGTGGTCCGTGGCGTGGCATCCGATTGTCGGATTGTGGGGGGCACTGATCATTCTCGGCAGCCTGATACTGCTATCGATGTTGAACAAAGATCGACTGTTTCGAAGTGCAGCTCTTGGGACGAGTGCCGGAACACGATCAAGTGGTCTGCTGGCAAACCTGTTGCTATTGGCCGGCTGGCTGGCCGCCTTATGGTCGATAGCAGCGGCTCTGCAGGTCAGCCTGATGAGTGGAGCCGATGAAACCGTTCGGTTTCAGGCCAACTATCTGCAGGTGTACTATCGTCTGGCCCATCATCTCGACCCGATGGCTATACCCACAACCGCATGGCTGCGCGGGATCTCGGCAGCGGGATTAACTTTTGCTGCCTGGGTGGTGCTAACTCACAGTGTGTTCTTGAAGAGTGCTTCATTCACCCGGCGCAGGGCGTGGCAACTGCTGGGGTGGTCGGCTCTCCTGGCGATTTTACTTTCCATCGCTGGATTTCTCATCGGCTTTGGCCCGCGTCCGGCTGAGAAAATGGCGGGTTATGCCTGGCGCATGCTGCTCCTGAAGTTCTACTTCTTCCGTATGGCCGATGTGCTCGTCCCCTTGCTGCTATCGTTTTCACTCGGCCAGTTGTCGATGATGGCTGTATGTCGAAAGAAGCGACGAGAAAATGTGACTCCCTGGCCGTTGAACAGATTCGCATTAGTGGTACCGGCCATGATGCTGGCTGTACTGATGAGTTTTGCTGTCAGCAGGCATGGTTCCTGGGAGGCGATCTCAGTGGCCATCAAGCAGCACCATGATTGGAAAGCCACCTGTGATTGGATTTTCCAGAACACGCCTCGAAAGACTTTGTGCTTCGCACCGACGGGGCACACTTCACTCAAGTGGTATGCCGAGCGGCCGGAATATGTTTCATTCAAGGATTGCCCGCAAGATGCGGCTGGAATTGTCGAATGGAACAACCGCCTGCTGATCATTACCAACTGGCTGCAGACACAATGGGGCAATGGTTCAGATGCGAAACCAGCTTTGATCACCAAAGCGGGATTGAAAGATCTGCACGAACAGACGGGTTTGCAGCTGTTGATTACCGATCGACTCGGGCCGTTTGAATCAGAGCCCGTCTACCAGAATGACTCTTACCGCATTTATGAACTTCCTTGA
- the rsmH gene encoding 16S rRNA (cytosine(1402)-N(4))-methyltransferase RsmH, which produces MTESDQPFPDKAPESSPVEPHVPIPVPEQDPGKRPARRVRYAGTHPRKFHEKYKELARDRYAADVEKILKSGKTPAGTHRPIMVDEILQVLAPQAGERGIDCTLGFGGHAQQLLRAIQPDGCLLGIDADPIELPKTEARLRSAGFPAETLMVQRTNFAALPGLIPAFLPGGADFLMADLGLSSMQIDDPARGFTFKVDAPLDMRMNPSRGPSAAEFLAKIDERGLAKLLEDAADEPCAEPLARGLITAQQISAFITTGQLAEAVRRVLATIGSLDEEDVSSTIRRVFQAIRIAVNDEFSTLDILLKSIPQCVKPGGRIAILTFHSGEDRRVKKAFQAGLASGVYREISSEVMRATPQERHDNPRSIPAKLRWAIRSSS; this is translated from the coding sequence ATGACCGAGTCAGACCAGCCATTTCCTGATAAAGCTCCGGAGTCTTCTCCCGTTGAGCCTCATGTACCAATACCCGTGCCAGAGCAGGATCCGGGGAAGCGTCCTGCCCGAAGAGTGCGTTATGCGGGGACACATCCCCGAAAGTTCCACGAGAAATACAAGGAACTGGCGAGAGATCGCTATGCGGCAGATGTTGAGAAAATCCTGAAGAGTGGCAAGACTCCTGCAGGAACCCATCGGCCGATTATGGTCGATGAGATTTTGCAGGTTCTCGCTCCTCAAGCGGGTGAGCGGGGTATTGACTGCACCTTGGGCTTTGGTGGTCACGCACAGCAACTTTTAAGAGCAATCCAGCCGGATGGATGCCTGCTGGGAATTGATGCAGACCCCATTGAACTCCCGAAGACCGAAGCCAGATTACGGAGTGCTGGCTTTCCTGCCGAGACGCTGATGGTGCAGCGAACCAACTTTGCTGCTTTGCCAGGCTTGATCCCTGCTTTTTTGCCAGGTGGTGCTGATTTTTTGATGGCAGATCTGGGTTTATCTTCCATGCAGATTGACGATCCGGCACGGGGATTTACCTTCAAAGTCGATGCCCCGCTGGATATGCGGATGAATCCATCGCGAGGGCCCAGTGCTGCTGAGTTTCTCGCGAAGATCGATGAGAGAGGGTTGGCAAAGCTGCTGGAGGATGCTGCTGATGAACCGTGTGCCGAACCTTTGGCCAGAGGTCTGATCACGGCGCAGCAGATATCGGCATTTATTACGACGGGACAATTGGCCGAAGCTGTGCGCCGGGTGCTGGCGACAATTGGTTCACTTGATGAGGAAGACGTGTCCTCGACCATTCGTCGGGTGTTTCAAGCCATACGAATTGCTGTGAACGATGAGTTTTCCACGTTGGATATTCTGCTGAAATCGATCCCGCAATGTGTGAAGCCGGGTGGCCGGATTGCGATCCTGACGTTCCACTCGGGTGAAGACCGCCGGGTGAAGAAAGCGTTTCAGGCAGGCTTGGCGAGCGGAGTTTATCGGGAGATTTCGAGCGAAGTGATGCGAGCGACTCCTCAGGAGCGGCACGATAATCCCCGCTCGATCCCTGCAAAACTTCGCTGGGCCATCCGCTCCAGTTCCTGA